The Alistipes sp. ZOR0009 genomic sequence TTTCCATCAGGTACGATGGATGTTTTGTGGGGTTAGCTGGTTTTAGGGATACCGATTACTTTAATCGGAAGACAGAAATAGGATATTGGCTTTCTCAGCCCTTTCAAAAAATGGGTATTGTAACAGAATCGGTGCTTGCGCTTCTAGGTTATGCGTTTACCGAAATGGACATGAATAGAGTTACCATTAAATGTGGGGTAGGGAATATTCCTAGCCGTAATATTCCAGTAAGGTTAAACTTTACGCTCGAAGGTGTCGAACGAGCTGGAGAACTTTTCCCAGACGGCCATTTTATAGACTTGGAGGTGTATAGTATGCTGAAAAGCGAATGGAATTTTAGGGGTCGGGCAGAAGTATTATCTGGAAAAGGTTTGAAATAAGGGTCTTAATTATTTCGATAACATGCAATGGATAAGATATTGGAGCATGGAGTTCCATTTGTAGGAGTTGAGCCTTTTTTTGAACTAGAGAATGGCTTTTTAGTGAAGAATTATCAACAATTAGGAGAGTATGACTTTTGATTCTGAGTTTAAGCAGGCGTTGCAGCAGCTGCCCAGTAAAGAGAAGGATAAGCTGATATTAAGGCTGCTTAAGCGCGATCTGAATTTGGCTAGCAAGCTTCGTTTTGAGTTGGTAGATACCGATTCGGTTCTTGATAAGCGTGAGCAACTTCAAGGTTGGATTACGATGGAAATGAAGCGGGTTACCAACGAGTACTACTCGGCAGGATGTTTGCTGATGGACGTTCGTAATATAAGCGGAAGGATAACAGAACATGTTTACATTACAAATGATAAACCCGGAGAGATTATTCTAAACTGTTTGATGATCCGATTGCTACTAGAACTCAATAGCAACCGTATTGTAAACGAAAAGAAGGGGAAGGTGTACTCGCTATGCATATACCTCCTTAATAGAATCTTTAAAATTTTAATATTGATCCAAAAGCAGCACGAGGATTTGTATATGGAATTTAGGGATGATGTAGAAGCAATTGGTCGAATGGTTGACGGGAACAGTAGTTTATCTCAGATGGCTAAATATAATGGGTTGGATATTAGCTGGCTTGTTCGGTTCGAAATTCCGAATGATATCGCCGAAATTTATAAGGATTTAAGGCAAAGAGGCCTTTTAAAGTAATTATGAAGCACCCTTTACTCGTTTATTAGGGAGCCATTTTGTACAACAAAGTGGTGATTAATGATATTTTTTATATTAAAATAGGGACAGGGATGCTTCACTCTACGCAAAGCATCCCTGCTTTTTTCTTATCGATAATTACTTTATAAGCATGTTGGCAATGGTTACACCTTGTTTTACACGATCGGCCATTCCTATACCGTTACGAATATTACCTGCAAGGTAAAGGCCTTTGTATTGCTGTTCTAATAGGGCAATCTGATCGAGCCGTTGTTCCGAAGAACGTTCGTACTGAGCGATAGCGTAGGGATATCTAAATAGGTGTATCATGTCGGGCTTAAGGTTTGTCTTAAGTGTTTCCGAAACTTCGTTGAGTGCTGTGTCTATGAGCTCTTGGTCTGGAAGGTTGTAAATATCTTCGTGCTGAATACCACCAAGAAAGACGGATAGCAGTGCACCCTTTTCTGGGGCTCTATTTGGGAAAATGGAGGAAGGGAATAGTATGCCCAAAACTTTTCGGTTCTCCTTCGAGGGAATTAATCCTCCAAAACCATTTAGCGGATAGCCGTTCCACTCCTTGTAGCCTAAAGCAACTTGGGCTACTTTAGCGTAGCGCATGTTGGTGATAGGAGAGAGGTCTTCTGGTGTTAGGAAAGTTAGCGTATTGGCAAGCTCATAGGCACCGATGGTTGTAATAAGTTCCTCCGATTCTACAAGAATGTCATTCTCCTCAGTGCTTACGGTTGTTTGGCATTTACCGTTTTGAAGGGTTACCGACGTGCGCTTGGCGTTGAGAATAAAGTTTTCGTGTCCAATGGCTGCAGTTAAGGCCTGTGTAAGCTGTTGCAGCCCATTTTTTACTGAGAAAACATCTTTTGTAGCTCTTTGCTCTAGTTCGCTCTTTGGCTCTTGTCTTTTTTTTATGGCACCACGGATGAAACTGCCGTAGTTCTGTTCGAGGTTATAGAGTTTGGGTAACGCAAATTTGGTTACTAGGTTGGCTGGATTCCCAGCATAGATTCCGGAGATAAACGGATCTACGGCGTAGTCGAGGAAACTTTTTCCTAATCGGCGGGCGACAAGCTTATCAAGCGTTTCATAAGGATTGCTTCCTTTTTTTCTAAAAGGCTCGCCTAATATTCTTATTTTATCGTAGAGGCTAAAAAGAGGAGTGGTGATGGCGGATGAAAGGTTGTGAGGAAGTGCCTCCCATGAGCCATCCTTTAAAATAAGGCGTCGTTTGGCATTCGGGTTGGCAACCTCTAAGTTGCAAGTATCTCCAAGGTCATCGAAAAGTTGCACCAATTCGGGCGATGATAGTACGCCCGTATTTGGTCCTGCTTCGTAGGTAAATCCCTGTTCGGTAAAGGTTCTGATAACACCACCGGGTTCGTGGTTGCGTTCAATGATGGTTACCTTTTTTCCTGCTCTTTTAAGGTAAAAGGCAAGTGTTAATCCTGTTAATCCTCCGCCAAT encodes the following:
- a CDS encoding GNAT family N-acetyltransferase, which gives rise to MKKLEIVVSDRIRLCEIELDDAEDIFTTIDTQREYLGKWLPFVEMTRSVDFSRDFIKSVLDAPLESRNFNFSIRYDGCFVGLAGFRDTDYFNRKTEIGYWLSQPFQKMGIVTESVLALLGYAFTEMDMNRVTIKCGVGNIPSRNIPVRLNFTLEGVERAGELFPDGHFIDLEVYSMLKSEWNFRGRAEVLSGKGLK
- the hemG gene encoding protoporphyrinogen oxidase — encoded protein: MQQLRTSQITIIGGGLTGLTLAFYLKRAGKKVTIIERNHEPGGVIRTFTEQGFTYEAGPNTGVLSSPELVQLFDDLGDTCNLEVANPNAKRRLILKDGSWEALPHNLSSAITTPLFSLYDKIRILGEPFRKKGSNPYETLDKLVARRLGKSFLDYAVDPFISGIYAGNPANLVTKFALPKLYNLEQNYGSFIRGAIKKRQEPKSELEQRATKDVFSVKNGLQQLTQALTAAIGHENFILNAKRTSVTLQNGKCQTTVSTEENDILVESEELITTIGAYELANTLTFLTPEDLSPITNMRYAKVAQVALGYKEWNGYPLNGFGGLIPSKENRKVLGILFPSSIFPNRAPEKGALLSVFLGGIQHEDIYNLPDQELIDTALNEVSETLKTNLKPDMIHLFRYPYAIAQYERSSEQRLDQIALLEQQYKGLYLAGNIRNGIGMADRVKQGVTIANMLIK